A window of the Juglans microcarpa x Juglans regia isolate MS1-56 chromosome 5D, Jm3101_v1.0, whole genome shotgun sequence genome harbors these coding sequences:
- the LOC121264319 gene encoding stemmadenine O-acetyltransferase-like, which yields MSFMMKSFGAEKMTMEVEIISREIIRPSNLRTSLHFPKPYKLSYLDQLVPTLYSPLIIFYDSKNHTHSKRNRSLSTQLKESLSETLNHFYPFSGRIKDNFFVDSFDEGVPFNEARVRCHMLDFLQHSETESLNQFLPCLPFHKEPNPEEAAQLAIQVSIFDCGGIAIGMCASHKIADGSTLRPLFFHWAAATGGPRKKVLCLDFSEASSASHFPPQNVLPQSLVSLVESICFNESKHMKTRRFVFDGSAVTTLREKAKSERVDDPTRVEALTGFISEHAMAASRVISGPPKPTIINQAVNIRRLTKPRLPDNSAGNIFLETSVALDRHDSAKITGIQLSGLAASLREAVQKVNGDYISTLQGDQGFEVYCEIIQKRMTEKLGQKYPDVYTFSSWLGLDINGLDFGWGKPIWSGIMGEVGPTSRNLIFYKKTQCGNGVEAWVTLDEKLMAIFENDPEFLAFATLNPAWVLSQ from the coding sequence ATGAGTTTCATGATGAAAAGCTTTGGTGCGGAAAAAATGACAATGGAAGTCGAGATCATTTCAAGAGAAATCATCAGACCATCCAATTTACGAACATCACTTCATTTTCCGAAACCATACAAACTCTCTTACTTGGACCAGTTAGTACCCACACTCTATTCTCCACTTATCATCTTTTATGATTCTAAGAACCATACTCATTCTAAAAGAAACCGATCCTTGTCAACTCAGCTAAAAGAGTCACTCTCAGAAACTCTAAATCACTTCTACCCCTTTTCTGGAAGGATCAAAGACAACTTCTTTGTCGATTCTTTCGACGAGGGCGTTCCATTCAATGAGGCTCGAGTCCGTTGCCATATGTTGGACTTCCTTCAACATTCTGAAACCGAGTCACTGAACCAATTTCTTCCTTGCTTGCCATTCCACAAAGAACCAAACCCGGAGGAAGCTGCCCAATTAGCCATTCAAGTGAGCATATTTGATTGTGGTGGAATAGCAATCGGCATGTGCGCGTCACACAAGATTGCAGATGGAAGCACGTTGCGCCCTCTCTTCTTCCATTGGGCAGCTGCGACAGGGGGGCCTCGTAAAAAAGTACTGTGTCTTGATTTTTCTGAGGCATCATCTGCATCACACTTTCCTCCACAAAATGTATTGCCTCAGAGCTTGGTCTCTTTAGTTGAGAGTATTTGCTTTAATGAAAGCAAGCACATGAAGACAAGGAGGTTTGTGTTTGATGGGAGTGCCGTAACTACCCTAAGAGAGAAAGCAAAGAGTGAACGAGTGGACGACCCAACCCGAGTTGAAGCGCTGACTGGTTTTATTTCTGAGCATGCCATGGCTGCTTCAAGAGTAATATCAGGTCCTCCAAAGCCAACTATCATAAACCAAGCAGTAAACATCCGGCGACTAACGAAACCACGCTTACCAGATAATTCTGCGGGAAATATCTTTTTAGAAACATCGGTAGCCCTTGATCGTCATGACTCAGCAAAGATCACGGGGATACAACTAAGTGGCTTGGCGGCATCCTTGAGAGAAGCCGTGCAGAAAGTTAATGGTGATTACATAAGTACTCTGCAAGGTGACCAGGGTTTTGAAGTTTACTGCGAGATCATCCAAAAACGGATGACAGAAAAACTAGGACAGAAATACCCAGACGTGTACACTTTCTCCAGTTGGTTGGGTTTGGATATCAATGGCTTAGATTTTGGATGGGGGAAACCCATTTGGTCCGGGATCATGGGGGAGGTCGGTCCCACAAGTAGGAATCTCATTTTCTACAAGAAAACGCAATGTGGGAATGGAGTAGAGGCATGGGTGACCTTGGATGAAAAACTGATGGCCATATTCGAGAATGACCCAGAATTCCTTGCCTTTGCTACCCTAAACCCGGCATGGGTGTTAAGCCAATAG
- the LOC121264752 gene encoding uncharacterized protein LOC121264752, translating into MALTAKNKLGFIDDSLAKPSNTSPLFHHWTRCNNMLLSWPLNSLSKEIATSVIYVESTMEMWSDLQQRFSQGNGPQIFQLQKSIRSFMQNDLSVSAYYTQMKGLWDELMNYRPLPIYSCGGLRALMDMHQQDYVMRFLMGLNDSFSQVRGQILLIDPLPPINKVFSLVLQEERQRDIGSVLVSHIPSVALSSTFKPVHQTKAFPRKERPICSHCSLPGHTIDKCFKLHGYPPGYRSKWKSAIPSSSAHQVAADSSFPFTPEQC; encoded by the coding sequence ATGGCCCTTACTGCCAAGAACAAATTAGGTTTTATTGATGACTCTCTTGCTAAGCCATCGAACACTTCTCCTCTCTTTCATCACTGGACTCGATGTAACAACATGCTTTTGTCATGGCCTCTCAACTCTCTTTCCAAAGAGATTGCTACCAGTGTAATCTACGTTGAATCTACCATGGAAATGTGGTCAGATCTTCAACAACGTTTCTCTCAAGGCAATGGCCCTCAGATCTTCCAGTTGCAGAAATCAATTAGATCTTTCATGCAAAATGATCTTTCTGTTAGTGCGTACTACACTCAAATGAAGGGTCTATGGGATGAGCTGATGAACTATAGGCCCTTACCTATCTATTCTTGTGGAGGATTACGTGCTTTGATGGATATGCACCAGCAAGATTATGTCATGCGATTTTTGATGGGCCTCAATGATTCATTCTCTCAAGTCCGTGGTCAAATACTCCTAATTGATCCACTTCCTCCTATCAACAAGGTCTTCTCACTCGTTCTTCAAGAGGAACGCCAGAGAGACATTGGATCAGTGCTAGTCTCACACATTCCATCTGTTGCACTTTCATCTACATTCAAACCTGTTCATCAGACTAAGGCTTTCCCTCGAAAAGAAAGACCTATTTGTTCTCACTGTTCTCTTCCAGGGCACACTATTGACAAGTGCTTCAAGTTACATGGATATCCTCCTGGATATCGCTCCAAATGGAAATCTGCAATTCCTTCATCCTCAGCTCATCAAGTTGCTGCTGATTCATCATTTCCATTCACACCAGAACAATGTTAA